In Leptospira sp. WS58.C1, a single genomic region encodes these proteins:
- a CDS encoding DUF445 family protein, producing MGLYGNKPYSKLQFVSNSLLVLFGTILLWGLWQKWSLYIWGSIFVHGLEGGLVGAICDWFAVWKTYKAVESESETIAEEIGNWVSSDLISEHKLRSYLDGILDEPENIQAIKDLLEKHLKGEKEVREFLNLIWDKIEEDIVLYVSNFKFSGADKQILHELNSRKEILSTVRFLVGETLVKVSDHDDFGERIQRITKGLSFLAKPLIWLIDPRKRIKEFGEGLKEGKDFETEEEEVLFELYSVFSECAELYIGSWNDLPVSKREEAVRALADFGREQLNRLISEVVLTHKEEISKLENLREYGPIRSFLEFLSSKTNESVSEYVGEQISKGLKLLEPKQFRVNLELKTRRVLERIRINGSLLGFLVGSAIGCIVLLFEGKLGL from the coding sequence ATGGGACTGTACGGCAATAAACCGTACTCTAAACTTCAATTCGTTTCGAATTCACTGTTGGTGTTGTTCGGAACTATTCTTCTTTGGGGACTCTGGCAAAAGTGGAGTCTCTATATTTGGGGAAGTATTTTTGTTCACGGTTTGGAAGGTGGACTTGTTGGAGCGATTTGTGATTGGTTCGCTGTTTGGAAAACCTATAAAGCGGTCGAATCCGAAAGCGAGACTATCGCGGAAGAAATAGGTAACTGGGTATCTTCCGATCTGATCAGCGAACATAAGTTAAGATCGTATTTAGACGGTATTTTGGACGAGCCAGAAAACATCCAAGCGATTAAGGATCTTCTGGAAAAACATTTAAAAGGAGAAAAAGAAGTCAGAGAATTCCTGAATTTGATCTGGGACAAAATAGAAGAGGATATCGTATTATATGTTTCTAATTTTAAGTTCTCAGGAGCGGACAAACAAATATTACACGAATTGAATAGTCGTAAGGAAATCCTTTCTACGGTTCGATTCTTGGTGGGAGAAACCTTGGTGAAAGTTTCAGACCATGATGATTTCGGGGAAAGGATCCAAAGGATCACTAAAGGACTTTCTTTTCTCGCTAAACCTTTGATCTGGCTCATCGATCCCCGAAAAAGGATCAAGGAATTCGGAGAAGGTTTAAAGGAAGGAAAGGATTTCGAAACGGAAGAGGAAGAAGTCCTATTTGAATTATATTCAGTATTCTCCGAATGTGCGGAATTATATATCGGCTCCTGGAACGACCTGCCTGTTTCCAAAAGAGAAGAGGCGGTCCGCGCCTTAGCCGATTTCGGCAGAGAACAATTAAATAGGCTTATCAGCGAGGTAGTACTCACACATAAGGAAGAAATTTCCAAGTTGGAAAATCTGAGAGAATACGGACCTATTCGTTCTTTCTTGGAGTTCTTAAGTTCTAAAACGAACGAGTCCGTTTCGGAATATGTGGGAGAGCAGATCTCTAAAGGCCTGAAATTATTGGAACCCAAACAATTCAGGGTAAATTTGGAACTAAAAACAAGAAGGGTCTTAGAGCGGATTAGGATCAACGGAAGTTTATTAGGTTTTTTAGTCGGGTCTGCGATAGGTTGTATCGTCTTATTATTCGAAGGAAAATTAGGATTATAA